One Euphorbia lathyris chromosome 1, ddEupLath1.1, whole genome shotgun sequence DNA segment encodes these proteins:
- the LOC136211691 gene encoding stress-induced protein KIN2-like produces MNNSQDASYQAGQAKGQAQEKSGQLMDKASNAAQSAKESCQETGQQIKEKAQSATETVKDKVGINN; encoded by the exons aTGAACAATTCTCAGGATGCTAGTTATCAAGCTGGACAGGCCAAGGGCCAAGCTcag GAGAAATCAGGACAGCTTATGGACAAGGCTAGCAATGCAGCTCAGTCCGCCAAGGAATCATGTCAAGAg ACTGGCCAACAAATTAAGGAAAAAGCACAGAGTGCCACTGAAACCGTAAAGGACAAAGTTGGAATTAACAATTGA